One Mugil cephalus isolate CIBA_MC_2020 chromosome 8, CIBA_Mcephalus_1.1, whole genome shotgun sequence genomic window carries:
- the fbxo4 gene encoding F-box only protein 4, with the protein MAEKIQQLESVVIRSLRRFRDRYFPDKVVKDELTAGADTDTEEQQWGFLDSLPVDVQFLIMTFLSPANICVLGATSRYWRAMVRDPLLWRYFLFRDMPTWPSIDHLSMPDLKLLDAPLISEDDSLDNRAEGEEKGTTLKFDYMSEYLKGCPSCRQQWLPTRPTYQVVTSFLQSLVPSSEPRYAMFGPGMEQLDVSLVTRLMHAPDVLPVSGTPQRQINGIGSGISYMFNNQHKFNVLTLYSTNRAERERARVQQQSINNKLFTLEGTDDSGRPVYTPAAQVQQACQVVDGFIYVANAEAGKGEITGEGPSEVAQIRAVLSCAGGSTSKPLLVLSCVSREQPEATATAGQQNTDRARARYRTPCVYMAKRLGLPHLSNRWMVQDTVAESLSGLLDGISWLLRCSGVKVYGSQVPNAAAR; encoded by the exons ATGGCCGAAAAGATCCAGCAGCTCGAGTCTGTCGTGATTCGCAGCCTCAGACGATTCAGAGACCGATATTTTCCAGATAAAGTTGTCAAAGATGAATTGACAGCCGGTGCTGACACGGACACAGAAGAGCAACAGTGGGGATTTCTGGACAGCTTGCCG GTGGACGTACAGTTCCTGATCATGACCTTTCTGTCTCCTGCGAATATCTGCGTCCTGGGAGCCACCAGTCGGTACTGGAGAGCCATGGTTAGAGATCCATTACTGTGGAGATACTTCCTGTTCCGGGACATGCCCACCTGGCCCTCCATCGATCATTTGTCCATGCCCGACCTGAAGCTGCTGGATGCACCTCTGATCAGTGAAGATGATAGCCTGGACAACAgagcagagggagaagagaaagggaCAACACTGAAATTTGACTACATGTCAGA ATACCTGAAAGGCTGCCCATCCTGCAGGCAGCAATGGCTTCCCACGCGGCCCACGTATCAGGTCGTGACGTCTTTCCTTCAGTCTCTGGTGCCGTCGTCTGAACCTCGCTATGCCATGTTCGGCCCTGGCATGGAGCAGCTGGATGTCTCTTTAGTCACGAGGCTCATGCACGCCCCAGATGTGCTTCCCGTGTCAGGCACTCCGCAAAGACAGATAAATG GCATTGGCTCAGGGATCAGTTACATGTTCAACAACCAACACAAATTCAACGTCCTGACTCTGTATTCGACGAACAG agcagagagggaaagagccagagtgcagcagcagagcatcAACAATAAACTCTTTACTTTAGAAGGAACTGATGACTCAGGCCGCCCGGTGTACACCCCTGCAGCTCAGGTTCAGCAAGCGTGCCAGGTGGTGGATGGTTTCATCTACGTTGCCAATGCAGAGGCTGGGAAAGGTGAAATAACag GCGAAGGGCCGTCTGAGGTGGCCCAGATTCGGGCTGTGCTCAGCTGCGCTGGAGGTTCCACATCCAAGCCTCTATTGGTGCTCTCCTGTGTCTCCAGAGAGCAACCGGAGGCAACTGCGACCGCCGGCCAGCAAAATACAGACAGAGCCAGGGCCAGGTATCGAACTCCCTGCGTGTACATGGCAAAGAGGCTCGGCCTGCCTCACCTGTCTAACCGCTGGATG GTGCAGGATACAGTGGCAGAGTCCCTGTCAGGTCTCCTGGATGGCATCTCCTGGTTGTTAAGATGTTCTGGAGTCAAAGTCTATGGCAGCCAGGTCCCTAACGCTGCCGCCAGATAA
- the rimoc1 gene encoding RAB7A-interacting MON1-CCZ1 complex subunit 1, with protein MADDYRRQGFELERRIFELDIKCSSLRAEKQDDDYLQNASVILDKLKSFYRQGGESSNLSKLLQDYTQVILDITFYEENKLVDQEFPEDCSPFKIQQLLQDLTEPEVLVSRLAPAQEVQSVLGLELLECLYWRRGALLYMYCHTLHQRKQWIKKNKDTFLKCIQEGVRYLMRMLQVRNSVKLNDGVVLHDSATASILSEGIFSDTHLLTMMYIGEMCFWAVKYEDCSADTMDRKEDRLQFRDIGTQILNKYVLACEGPLQGQGWNTENAKEILSILQ; from the exons ATGGCCGACGACTACAGGCGACAAGGTTTCGAGTTGGAGAGAAGGATATTTGAGTTAGACATCAAGTGTTCGAGCCTCAGAGCTGAAAAGCAAG ATGATGACTATTTACAGAATGCGTCTGTCATACTAGACAAGTTGAAAAGCTTTTACAGACAAGGAGGAGAGAGTAGCAACCTTTCCAAGCTGCTTCAGGATTACACGCAG GTGATTCTAGACATCActttttatgaagaaaataaacttGTGGACCAGGAGTTCCCTGAGGACTGTTCACCATTTaaaatccagcagctgctgcaagaCCTGACTGAGCCAGAGGTTTTGGTGTCTAGGCTAGCACCAGCACAAGAG GTACAGTCTGTGCTGGGCTTGGAGCTGTTGGAATGCCTGTACTGGAGACGTGGAGCTCTACTGTACATGTACTGTCACACTCTTCATCAACGAAAACAGTGGATCAAGAAAAACAAGGACACTTTCCTTAAG TGTATTCAGGAAGGTGTGCGCTACCTGATGCGGATGCTGCAGGTGAGAAACTCTGTGAAGCTCAACGATGGTGTGGTGCTCCATGACTCTGCTACAGCAAGCATCTTATCTGAAG GCATCTTCTCAGACACACATCTGCTGACGATGATGTACATCGGGGAAATGTGTTTCTGGGCAGTCAAGTACGAAGACTGCAGCGCTGACACTATGGACCGCAAAGAAGATCGCCTCCAGTTTCGGGACATTGGCACACAGATTCTCAACAAATACGTGCTTGCCTGTGAGGGTCCTCTGCAGGGCCAAGGCTGGAACACAGAAAATGCCAAGGAAATCCTTAGTATTTTACAGTGA